A genome region from Hymenobacter tibetensis includes the following:
- a CDS encoding DUF3826 domain-containing protein produces MTHPLRSLFLAGFLSAASLTLVSAQTTQPTETKEAAYTRTITERAAKIVATLGELDAKTSVQVRDVIANQYRQLNDIHEKQKTELSALKSKPQDEATKAEAAKVDAATTAALDKLHAQYLKKLGRHLTATQIEKVKDGMTYSVAPNTMRAYNEMLPNLTEAQKAQMLAWLVEAREHAMDASTSEKKHAWFGKYKGKINNYLSAAGIDMNQAGKDWQARRAAEAGK; encoded by the coding sequence ATGACCCACCCATTACGCAGTCTGTTCTTAGCCGGATTTCTCTCCGCCGCTTCGCTTACGCTGGTTTCCGCTCAAACCACCCAGCCAACCGAAACCAAAGAAGCGGCCTACACTCGCACCATCACCGAACGTGCTGCCAAGATTGTGGCCACGCTCGGGGAACTGGACGCCAAAACTTCAGTGCAAGTGCGGGACGTTATTGCCAACCAGTACCGGCAGCTCAACGACATTCACGAGAAGCAAAAAACGGAGTTGAGCGCGCTGAAAAGCAAGCCCCAGGACGAGGCCACCAAAGCAGAGGCCGCCAAGGTAGATGCCGCCACTACCGCCGCCCTAGATAAGCTGCACGCGCAATACCTGAAAAAGCTGGGCCGCCACCTGACCGCCACCCAAATAGAAAAGGTGAAAGACGGCATGACGTATAGCGTGGCCCCCAATACCATGCGCGCTTACAACGAGATGCTGCCTAACCTAACTGAGGCCCAAAAAGCCCAGATGCTGGCGTGGTTGGTGGAAGCCCGGGAGCACGCTATGGATGCCAGCACATCAGAGAAGAAACACGCGTGGTTCGGCAAATACAAGGGTAAAATTAACAATTACCTCTCGGCGGCTGGCATTGATATGAACCAAGCGGGCAAAGACTGGCAAGCCCGCCGTGCCGCTGAAGCGGGCAAGTAA
- a CDS encoding DUF6298 domain-containing protein — protein sequence MTILVSALPFICISSNATPLRTVPLPRFLSALLFLLATSAAPALAQGGKPPKKPVPPPPIATDKDGKLAYAPDSLGNRVPDFSYCGYRAGEQGIPMVVIRVVVPVQAGDATGRIQAALDYVSGLPLGKDGFRGAVLLGKGKHEVAGRLLIRASGVVLRGSGIGEEGTTVVGTGYSRDNLITIAGRNDRKLEAAQAITDAYVPVNARTMRVVTPGAFKVGDRVRVQRPSTAAWIEQLGTQSFGGGESALGWKPGQRDLFWDRQVVAIEAASLTLDAPITTALDKTYGGGTVARATWPGLLTQVGVENLRLESAVDASNPKDEDHRWMAMVLDNVQDAWVRQVAFRRFAGSAVLAHETVRRLTVEDCISTEPVSEIGGERRNTFMTKGQQTLFQRLYAQSGYHDFAVGYCAAGPNAFVQCEAEDAYSFSGSIDSWAAGTLFDIVKEYGQALRFGNREQDGQGAGWAAANSVFWQCTAARVDCYQPPTAQNWAFGTWAQFAGNGHWEQSNEHIKPRSLYYAQLQDRLGVTVASRAMLLPISTEASSSPPVAVAQELTKLSTEAAPTVLAFIQAAPSRQPIPTQTTAPTIDKLKVKPVGKPAYAAPLHVERGVLVRGNALLTGRRQEVPWWNGSARPYGLRNPKPHVTRFVPGMTGRGLTDDLPELTDSMRAANVVALAHNYGLWYERRRDDHERVKRMDGEVWPPFYELPFARSGTGTAWDGLSRYDLTKYNRWYWSRLAEFADLADQKGLVLLNQHYFQHNIIEAGAHYADFPWRPVNNINNTGFSEPAPYAGDKRIFMAEQFYDVTDATRRPLHRAYIRQCLNNFVGKSGVIHLIGAEFTGPLAFVQFWLDTIKEWETETGQAATIALSTTKDVQDAILADPARAAVVDVIDINYWHYQADGTPYAPAGGQNLAPRQHARLLKPKRSSFEQVYRAVREYRKQFPDKAVLYSADSYDAFGWAVLLAGGSLASVPQVSNARFAAAVAGMAPVELSGQPTGQWLMSDNKTGFLVYRESAAPVELDLSTLKGTFVVRHIDPKTGKLSSASETVKGGQRITLTKQPVGAEVVWLQKK from the coding sequence TTGACAATTCTGGTTTCAGCGTTGCCATTCATTTGCATTTCTTCCAACGCCACCCCGTTGCGCACTGTGCCCCTACCACGCTTCCTCTCTGCTCTACTCTTTCTGTTAGCTACCAGCGCTGCTCCGGCATTGGCGCAAGGCGGCAAACCGCCTAAAAAGCCGGTGCCCCCACCCCCTATTGCAACCGACAAAGACGGCAAGCTAGCGTACGCGCCGGACTCCTTGGGCAACCGAGTGCCCGACTTTTCCTACTGTGGTTACCGAGCCGGCGAGCAAGGCATTCCGATGGTGGTTATCCGGGTGGTAGTGCCGGTGCAAGCGGGAGATGCCACGGGCCGGATTCAAGCAGCGCTGGACTACGTATCGGGGCTGCCGCTGGGCAAGGACGGCTTTCGGGGGGCGGTATTGCTGGGTAAAGGCAAGCACGAGGTAGCAGGCCGGTTGCTGATTCGGGCGTCGGGCGTGGTGTTGCGAGGCAGCGGCATAGGCGAAGAAGGTACCACCGTGGTCGGCACCGGCTACTCGCGCGACAACCTGATAACGATAGCTGGCCGCAACGACCGGAAGCTAGAAGCCGCTCAGGCCATTACCGATGCGTACGTGCCCGTCAATGCTCGCACGATGCGGGTAGTTACTCCTGGCGCTTTCAAAGTGGGCGACCGGGTGCGGGTGCAGCGGCCTTCCACGGCGGCCTGGATCGAGCAGCTCGGCACCCAATCCTTCGGGGGCGGCGAGTCGGCGCTGGGCTGGAAACCCGGCCAGCGCGACTTGTTCTGGGACCGGCAGGTGGTAGCCATTGAGGCCGCCAGCCTCACGCTGGATGCGCCCATCACCACGGCCCTCGACAAAACCTACGGCGGTGGCACGGTGGCCCGGGCTACCTGGCCGGGGCTACTCACGCAGGTGGGCGTCGAAAATTTACGCTTGGAATCCGCGGTGGATGCCAGCAACCCGAAAGACGAAGACCACCGCTGGATGGCCATGGTGCTGGACAACGTACAGGATGCGTGGGTGCGGCAGGTAGCATTTCGGCGTTTTGCCGGCTCGGCGGTGCTAGCCCACGAAACCGTCCGCCGCCTTACCGTAGAAGACTGCATTTCCACCGAACCCGTGTCGGAAATTGGGGGCGAGCGGCGCAATACGTTTATGACCAAGGGCCAGCAAACGCTGTTTCAGCGGCTGTACGCCCAATCTGGCTACCACGATTTTGCGGTGGGCTACTGCGCGGCCGGCCCCAATGCCTTTGTGCAGTGCGAGGCCGAGGATGCCTACAGTTTCAGTGGCAGCATCGACAGTTGGGCCGCGGGCACTCTGTTTGATATTGTGAAGGAATACGGCCAGGCGCTGCGCTTCGGCAACCGGGAGCAAGACGGACAGGGAGCGGGTTGGGCCGCCGCCAACAGCGTGTTTTGGCAGTGCACCGCCGCCCGCGTGGATTGCTACCAGCCGCCCACGGCGCAAAATTGGGCCTTTGGCACCTGGGCGCAGTTTGCCGGCAACGGGCATTGGGAGCAATCAAACGAGCACATCAAACCCCGCAGCCTGTACTACGCGCAGCTGCAAGACCGCCTCGGGGTCACCGTAGCCAGCCGTGCTATGCTGCTGCCAATATCCACCGAAGCCTCCAGCAGCCCACCCGTGGCCGTGGCGCAGGAGCTAACCAAACTATCGACGGAGGCTGCCCCTACCGTGCTGGCCTTCATTCAGGCCGCCCCAAGCCGCCAGCCCATCCCCACTCAAACCACGGCTCCTACCATCGACAAGCTGAAGGTGAAGCCGGTAGGCAAGCCTGCGTATGCGGCGCCGCTGCACGTGGAGCGCGGGGTGCTAGTGCGCGGCAACGCCCTCCTGACGGGTCGGCGGCAGGAAGTGCCGTGGTGGAACGGCAGCGCCCGGCCCTACGGGCTGCGCAACCCCAAACCGCACGTCACCCGCTTCGTGCCGGGCATGACGGGCCGCGGCCTCACCGACGACCTACCCGAACTGACGGATTCCATGCGGGCCGCCAACGTGGTGGCTTTGGCGCACAACTATGGCCTGTGGTACGAGCGCCGCCGCGACGACCACGAACGGGTGAAGCGCATGGACGGCGAGGTATGGCCACCCTTCTACGAGTTGCCTTTCGCCCGTAGCGGCACCGGTACCGCCTGGGACGGCCTCAGCCGCTACGACCTTACCAAGTACAACCGCTGGTACTGGAGCCGCCTGGCCGAGTTTGCCGACCTAGCCGACCAAAAAGGCCTCGTACTGCTCAATCAGCACTATTTCCAGCACAACATCATCGAAGCCGGTGCCCACTACGCCGACTTTCCGTGGCGGCCCGTCAACAACATCAACAACACCGGCTTCTCCGAACCCGCGCCCTACGCTGGCGACAAGCGCATCTTCATGGCCGAGCAATTTTACGACGTGACGGATGCCACGCGGCGACCCTTGCACCGGGCCTACATTCGGCAGTGCCTCAACAACTTCGTGGGCAAGTCCGGCGTGATTCACTTGATTGGGGCTGAGTTTACGGGGCCGCTGGCGTTCGTGCAGTTCTGGCTGGATACCATCAAAGAGTGGGAAACGGAAACCGGCCAAGCGGCCACTATTGCCCTGAGTACCACCAAAGACGTGCAAGACGCCATTCTAGCCGACCCTGCCCGGGCCGCCGTGGTAGACGTCATCGACATCAACTACTGGCACTACCAGGCCGACGGCACCCCTTACGCGCCAGCAGGCGGGCAGAATTTGGCGCCGCGTCAGCACGCCCGGTTGCTTAAGCCCAAGCGCAGCTCGTTCGAGCAAGTGTACCGGGCCGTGCGCGAATACCGCAAGCAATTCCCCGACAAAGCCGTGCTCTACTCCGCCGACAGCTATGATGCATTCGGGTGGGCGGTGCTGCTTGCGGGCGGGTCGTTGGCCTCGGTGCCGCAAGTTTCGAATGCGCGCTTTGCGGCGGCCGTAGCCGGCATGGCACCCGTGGAGCTAAGCGGCCAGCCGACCGGCCAGTGGCTGATGAGCGACAATAAAACCGGCTTTTTGGTGTACCGCGAAAGTGCAGCGCCGGTCGAGCTCGATTTGTCCACTTTGAAAGGCACGTTCGTGGTCCGACACATCGACCCAAAAACGGGTAAGCTTTCTAGTGCCTCTGAAACCGTGAAAGGCGGTCAGCGCATTACCCTAACCAAGCAACCCGTCGGCGCCGAAGTGGTGTGGCTCCAGAAGAAATAG
- a CDS encoding TIM barrel protein, with the protein MHQHPLNRRDFLKAGSLLTAGLLLPGSTYSARSKKLTYKIAVVDLMILKRQKLGALQLTKDIGADGVEIDMGGLGQRETFDSQLAKPEIRQQFLDKAKELNLEICSLAMTGFYAQSFATRPTYQRMVQDCIDTMKAMNVKVAFLPLGTQGDLVKNPELRPAIVERLKVVGRMAQKAGVVVGIETALDAKGEVELLREIGSKHIQIYFNFSNPLKEGRDLHQELKILGRKRICQMHATDEDGVWLENNTRLDMKRVKQTLSEIGWDGWLVIERSRDANDARNVKKNFGANTIYLKSIFQSG; encoded by the coding sequence ATGCATCAGCATCCGCTTAATCGTCGGGACTTTTTAAAAGCTGGCTCTCTGCTTACGGCTGGTTTGCTCTTGCCTGGGTCAACTTACTCGGCCCGTAGTAAAAAGCTTACTTACAAGATTGCTGTGGTGGACTTGATGATCTTGAAGCGGCAGAAGCTGGGCGCCCTACAGCTGACCAAAGACATTGGGGCTGATGGTGTAGAAATAGACATGGGCGGCCTAGGCCAACGCGAAACCTTTGACAGCCAGTTAGCTAAGCCAGAAATCAGACAGCAATTTCTTGACAAAGCCAAAGAGCTGAACCTGGAAATATGCTCTCTAGCCATGACGGGTTTTTATGCGCAATCCTTCGCCACCCGCCCCACTTATCAGCGCATGGTGCAAGACTGCATCGATACGATGAAGGCCATGAACGTGAAGGTGGCGTTTCTGCCCCTTGGCACGCAGGGCGACTTGGTGAAAAACCCCGAACTGCGCCCGGCCATTGTCGAGCGGCTGAAAGTAGTGGGCCGCATGGCGCAGAAAGCGGGCGTCGTAGTGGGCATTGAAACGGCGCTGGATGCCAAAGGCGAAGTGGAATTGCTGCGCGAAATCGGCTCCAAACACATTCAGATCTACTTCAATTTCTCGAACCCGTTGAAAGAAGGCCGCGACCTGCACCAGGAATTGAAGATTCTGGGCCGCAAGCGTATCTGCCAGATGCACGCTACCGACGAAGACGGGGTATGGCTGGAAAACAACACCCGCCTGGACATGAAGCGCGTGAAACAAACCTTGTCCGAAATAGGCTGGGACGGTTGGCTGGTGATTGAACGCTCACGCGACGCCAACGATGCCCGCAACGTCAAGAAGAACTTTGGCGCCAATACTATCTATCTGAAGTCTATTTTCCAGTCTGGATAA
- a CDS encoding sialate O-acetylesterase, giving the protein MKNQVLGVLLLVLSWVTPAQANVVLPRVLAHNMVLQRNKPLPIWGQAAPGETVAVQFAGQQVSTVADAAGRWQVLLQPLATSSTPAELVITGRNTIRLRNVLVGEVWLASGQSNMEYTMRKNSKATIPATEDASPLTELERAHNPLIRIFLVNRKELVKPDSLHRGWSVAQDSALRSFSAPAYFFAKELNQRLNVPIGVISSAVPGSRIEPWIAEAAFQQDSYYATQKVDGDPGKFYEPMIRPLVPFAVRGFLWYQGESNCFLAETSTYTHKMKTLIESWRAAWQDSALPFYYVQLAPFKYSESKDTKVPLNRETLPRFREAQTAALQIPYTGVIVTTDLVTKLDDIHPPYKWKIGRRLAWLALAATYKKHNVPVSPVYQSMAVKGNEAILSFQNFRSSLVSENKQPLTDFQLAGPDGVFHPGQARIKGKRVLVSATGVAQPVAVRFGWDEVAKPNLFSKSGLPVRPFRTDAAATNPTTATTEVSK; this is encoded by the coding sequence ATGAAAAACCAAGTACTTGGGGTGTTGCTGTTGGTGCTTAGTTGGGTTACGCCAGCGCAGGCCAACGTGGTCTTGCCGCGGGTGCTGGCCCACAATATGGTACTGCAACGCAACAAGCCCCTCCCGATTTGGGGCCAGGCCGCGCCCGGCGAAACTGTTGCGGTGCAGTTTGCCGGCCAACAGGTAAGTACCGTGGCCGATGCAGCCGGACGTTGGCAGGTGCTGTTGCAACCTCTGGCGACTTCCAGTACCCCCGCGGAGCTGGTAATTACCGGCCGCAATACTATTCGGCTGCGCAATGTGCTGGTGGGCGAGGTATGGCTGGCTTCGGGACAGTCTAACATGGAGTACACCATGCGCAAGAACAGCAAGGCGACGATTCCGGCCACCGAGGATGCTAGTCCGCTGACGGAGCTGGAGCGCGCTCACAACCCCCTGATTCGCATTTTTCTGGTGAACCGCAAGGAGCTAGTGAAGCCCGACTCGTTGCACCGCGGCTGGAGTGTCGCGCAAGATTCGGCGCTCCGGTCGTTTTCGGCGCCGGCTTATTTCTTCGCTAAGGAGCTGAACCAGCGCTTGAACGTGCCAATTGGCGTTATTTCCTCGGCCGTACCGGGCAGCCGCATCGAGCCCTGGATTGCGGAAGCGGCCTTCCAGCAGGATTCGTACTACGCCACCCAAAAGGTGGACGGTGACCCTGGCAAGTTCTACGAGCCCATGATACGGCCCTTAGTGCCGTTTGCGGTGCGCGGCTTTTTGTGGTACCAGGGCGAAAGCAACTGCTTTCTGGCCGAAACTAGCACCTACACCCACAAAATGAAGACGCTAATCGAAAGCTGGCGTGCGGCCTGGCAAGATTCGGCCCTGCCCTTCTATTACGTGCAGCTGGCGCCCTTCAAGTACTCGGAGTCCAAGGACACCAAGGTGCCCCTCAACCGCGAAACGCTGCCCAGATTCCGCGAAGCGCAAACAGCGGCCCTCCAAATTCCTTATACCGGTGTGATTGTCACAACCGACCTCGTGACCAAACTCGACGATATACACCCACCTTATAAGTGGAAAATCGGGCGGCGGCTGGCGTGGCTGGCGTTGGCCGCCACCTATAAAAAGCACAACGTACCTGTTAGCCCCGTGTACCAAAGCATGGCGGTGAAGGGCAACGAGGCTATTCTCTCGTTTCAGAACTTCCGCAGCAGCCTTGTAAGTGAAAACAAGCAGCCACTCACGGATTTCCAACTAGCGGGGCCCGACGGCGTGTTTCACCCAGGCCAAGCCCGCATCAAAGGCAAGCGGGTACTAGTGTCAGCCACTGGTGTGGCGCAGCCAGTGGCAGTGCGCTTTGGCTGGGATGAGGTAGCCAAGCCAAACCTATTTTCCAAGAGCGGCCTCCCCGTACGCCCGTTTCGCACCGATGCCGCAGCCACGAACCCCACTACGGCTACCACAGAAGTCAGCAAGTAG
- a CDS encoding SusC/RagA family TonB-linked outer membrane protein, whose protein sequence is MTRFVPQLPTRPLSVSQQAAYALLTGFLLSTGAASAAGVHGPVSAPSGSASSLFMNLTGTVRDAKGEGIPGVSVVIKGTTTGTATDAKGVFRLNVPTGNETLVLSSIGFKKQEIQVAGRSSLDVVLVDDAAALDEVVVVGYGTQSRASLTGAVATVDMKAIEELPVGNLSTALAGQQPGVGVSGGTARPGDRGQITVRNPVIVSKDGGTTRPLYVIDNVVRTEEDFNLLDQSEVEAISILKDAAAAIYGARSNQGVVVVATKRGKAGPAKFSYSGSVGMSDAVRLPSMMSGLEQATYLNDFNLYRGRALTEQIYYTPDELEHFASNSTNWLEKAWKPAIVTRNALNVSGGSDRATYFASVSYNRQNGNFDNINSDKWTFRASTDVTVATGLKAGLSLSGDIFKRQTYWFKQGQESVDNDMKSLLWTPKFAAFYIDGKPAYQAQGSTVNTNSVDAAHFFEVQRSNNYTSQRNTGLNLTANIDYDIPFLKGLKARVLYSRTLDNTFGKQFGTTYVVTEYKGLGQNNHIPGGEVLQQRTLRNGDMVMITPNFTDSYQFNGYLTYDQQFGQHHVSALAFFEQSETFFDQTKSYRSGVIPGGLDNMRFATGELYTEETTTESGILSYAGRINYNYANKYFAELALRYDGSTNFAPEYRWGLFPSLSAGWVISEEGFFPKSGAVNFLKIRGSVGLLGGDATRAYNWQENYQFLSDKGAVFGGNANRTLTASPNNALANRRARWDNNEKYNAGIDARFLDNRLSFSVDGFYDHRYNMLTEIRASAPLVIGAALPSENYAIIDGFGTEVSVGYGDKINEDLSFRVNSFFSWSDSKNIRVDVERGKIGQFDDPTGQSRDPGVLGFKYLGMFRSDEEVKEWVTANPGYTLFGDIPRAGMLYYEDIRGPKDASGNYTERDGKITEDDVTYLTKKANNLYGIGLNPSITYKGLTVQLTMGMSFGGQDVVEGNARSVATTTANRPEFWADHWTPENPNAKYPSPGTANSYNRTSEFWFRNSFTANMRNATVSYNLPTAFVSRANISSVKIFFVAVNAINFYNPYDYKVYGGAYDAYPTLRSLSLGLNVGF, encoded by the coding sequence ATGACCCGTTTTGTACCCCAACTTCCCACCCGCCCGCTTAGCGTTAGTCAGCAGGCTGCCTATGCCCTCTTAACTGGTTTTTTGCTTAGTACAGGGGCAGCTAGCGCCGCTGGGGTACACGGCCCCGTCTCGGCCCCTTCCGGGTCGGCTTCCTCACTCTTTATGAACCTGACCGGTACGGTGCGGGATGCCAAGGGCGAAGGAATTCCGGGAGTGAGCGTAGTGATAAAAGGCACCACTACCGGCACCGCCACCGATGCTAAAGGCGTATTCCGCCTCAACGTACCCACCGGCAACGAGACGCTGGTACTCAGCTCTATTGGGTTTAAAAAGCAGGAAATACAAGTAGCGGGCCGCTCCTCGCTTGACGTCGTGCTGGTGGACGATGCAGCCGCCCTCGACGAAGTAGTGGTAGTAGGCTATGGCACGCAGTCCCGAGCAAGTCTGACGGGCGCCGTAGCTACCGTGGACATGAAGGCCATCGAAGAATTGCCGGTAGGCAACCTTTCTACGGCTCTTGCGGGGCAGCAGCCAGGCGTTGGCGTGAGCGGCGGCACCGCCCGTCCTGGCGACAGAGGACAGATTACGGTTCGTAACCCCGTGATTGTCTCTAAAGACGGCGGCACAACTCGCCCGCTCTACGTGATTGACAACGTGGTGCGCACCGAGGAAGACTTCAACCTCCTCGACCAGTCCGAGGTGGAAGCCATTTCCATCCTGAAAGATGCCGCGGCCGCCATCTATGGAGCCCGCTCCAACCAGGGCGTGGTAGTGGTGGCCACCAAGCGGGGCAAAGCCGGGCCGGCCAAGTTCTCCTATAGCGGCTCGGTGGGTATGTCGGATGCCGTGCGCCTGCCCAGCATGATGAGCGGCTTGGAGCAAGCTACGTACCTCAACGACTTCAATCTCTACCGGGGCCGCGCACTCACAGAGCAGATATACTACACCCCCGATGAGTTGGAGCATTTTGCCAGCAACAGCACCAACTGGCTGGAGAAGGCCTGGAAACCAGCCATTGTCACGCGCAATGCCCTGAACGTAAGCGGCGGCAGCGACCGAGCCACATACTTCGCCAGCGTGTCGTATAACCGTCAGAACGGCAACTTCGACAACATCAATTCCGACAAGTGGACGTTCCGGGCCAGCACCGACGTGACGGTAGCCACCGGCCTGAAAGCGGGCCTCTCACTGAGCGGCGACATTTTTAAGCGGCAAACCTACTGGTTCAAGCAGGGCCAAGAAAGCGTGGACAACGACATGAAGTCGTTGCTCTGGACACCTAAGTTCGCGGCGTTCTACATAGATGGCAAACCAGCCTATCAGGCGCAGGGCTCTACCGTCAATACGAACAGCGTGGACGCCGCCCATTTCTTTGAGGTACAGAGGTCGAACAACTACACTTCGCAGCGCAATACCGGCCTGAACCTGACTGCCAATATCGACTACGACATTCCGTTTCTGAAGGGCTTGAAAGCTCGGGTGCTTTATAGTCGCACGCTCGATAACACCTTTGGCAAGCAGTTTGGCACCACCTACGTGGTAACCGAATACAAAGGGCTAGGCCAGAACAACCACATTCCGGGAGGCGAGGTGCTGCAGCAGCGTACGCTCCGAAACGGGGATATGGTAATGATTACGCCGAACTTCACTGACTCGTATCAGTTCAACGGGTACCTAACATACGATCAGCAGTTTGGCCAACATCACGTCTCGGCGCTGGCGTTCTTCGAGCAATCCGAAACCTTCTTCGACCAAACCAAAAGCTACAGGAGTGGTGTCATTCCGGGGGGGCTCGATAACATGCGCTTCGCCACGGGTGAACTGTACACCGAGGAAACCACAACGGAATCGGGCATTCTTTCCTACGCTGGCCGCATCAACTACAACTACGCCAACAAGTACTTCGCCGAGTTGGCGTTGCGCTACGACGGCTCCACCAACTTTGCTCCTGAGTATCGCTGGGGCTTGTTTCCGTCGCTGTCGGCGGGCTGGGTGATTTCAGAAGAAGGATTCTTCCCGAAAAGTGGCGCAGTTAACTTTCTGAAGATACGCGGCTCGGTGGGCTTGCTGGGAGGTGATGCTACCCGCGCCTACAACTGGCAGGAAAACTACCAGTTCTTGAGCGACAAAGGCGCGGTATTTGGCGGCAACGCCAACCGGACGCTTACGGCCTCCCCCAATAACGCCCTGGCTAACCGCCGCGCCCGCTGGGACAACAACGAAAAGTATAACGCGGGTATCGACGCTCGGTTCTTAGACAACCGCCTTTCGTTTAGTGTGGATGGTTTCTACGACCACCGCTACAACATGCTCACCGAAATCAGGGCCTCGGCTCCGCTGGTGATTGGGGCAGCGCTGCCTTCGGAGAACTACGCCATTATAGATGGCTTCGGCACCGAGGTATCGGTAGGCTACGGTGACAAAATCAACGAAGATTTATCGTTCCGGGTGAATTCGTTTTTCTCGTGGAGCGACTCCAAGAACATCAGGGTAGATGTGGAGCGGGGTAAAATCGGGCAGTTCGACGACCCTACCGGCCAATCGCGCGACCCCGGTGTCTTAGGCTTCAAGTACTTGGGCATGTTCCGCAGCGATGAAGAGGTAAAGGAATGGGTGACTGCCAACCCCGGTTACACCTTGTTTGGCGACATACCTAGAGCCGGGATGCTGTACTACGAGGATATCCGCGGCCCCAAAGACGCGTCTGGCAACTACACGGAACGTGATGGCAAAATCACCGAAGACGACGTAACCTATCTCACCAAAAAGGCCAACAACCTCTACGGTATCGGCCTTAACCCCAGCATCACCTACAAAGGCCTGACTGTTCAACTGACGATGGGCATGTCGTTTGGGGGCCAAGACGTGGTGGAAGGCAATGCCCGCAGTGTGGCAACGACTACCGCCAACCGGCCGGAGTTCTGGGCCGACCACTGGACCCCTGAGAATCCGAATGCTAAATACCCGTCGCCGGGAACTGCCAATAGCTACAACCGCACCTCGGAGTTCTGGTTCCGGAATTCGTTTACGGCAAACATGCGCAACGCCACTGTTTCGTACAATTTGCCTACTGCCTTTGTGAGCCGCGCCAACATCAGCAGCGTGAAAATTTTCTTTGTAGCGGTCAACGCCATCAATTTCTACAACCCTTACGACTACAAAGTCTATGGGGGGGCCTACGATGCGTATCCTACGCTACGGTCGTTGTCGCTGGGTTTGAATGTTGGCTTCTAA